One window of the Perca flavescens isolate YP-PL-M2 chromosome 16, PFLA_1.0, whole genome shotgun sequence genome contains the following:
- the LOC114570576 gene encoding uncharacterized protein LOC114570576, whose translation MTLGEKNPNKNNKTILLVGETGTGKSTLINALVNYAMGVKWKDDVWFKIVEEETKSQSESQTSDVIVYQIFGFEDKTLPYSLTIIDTPGYGDTRGIEHDMNIMERLFYLFRSEDGVHEINAVGLVLTGSVNRLSDRQRYIFDSVASLFGKDMEKNIVALITHSNGRTPKNALQALETAKIKCARDEKNQPVCFLFDNCQHEDRTEDAEALKHADKISMKGMNQFRNFLVKTEPQRLETTLNVLNERIRLTACIQNLQDRIELIDLKQTEIQQTQDGLKMYKREMKNNEKFTVEVDVPYKDKEPIDGGKWGLVFYEAATCCTVCEENCHYPGCTMAPKPGHCEVMKGGRCTSCSGKCPVSAHVKENWKYVNKTMKVQKTLKDVKAKYEMNKKETEKQGNLLESLQKEKETLEANKTRLLDEAYHHVVKLEEIALNVVSLSTYVHLDFLIKEMEKKNDTEKVFMDDGEV comes from the exons ATGACTCTTggtgaaaaaaatccaaacaagaATAACAAAACCATCTTACTTGTTGGTGAAACAGGAACAGGAAAATCTACTCTGATCAACGCTCTGGTCAACTACGCCATGGGAGTGAAGTGGAAAGATGATGTCTGGTTTAAGATCGTAGAGGAGGAGACGAAAAGTCAATCAGAAAGTCAGACATCAGATGTGATCGTGTACCAGATCTTTGGTTTTGAAGATAAAACTCTGCCCTACTCTCTGACCATCATTGATACTCCTGGATACGGAGACACCAGAGGGATCGAACATGACATGAACATCATGGAAAGATTATTTTACTTGTTCCGCTCAGAGGATGGAGTTCATGAGATTAATGCAGTGGGCCTGGTGCTGACAGGGAGTGTGAATCGACTGAGTGACCGTCAGAGGTACATCTTTGATTCAGTGGCGTCTCTGTTTGGAAAAGACATGGAGAAGAACATTGTCGctctcatcacacactcaaaTGGAAGAACACCCAAAAATGCTCTGCAAGCTCTTGAGACTGCGAAGATTAAATGTGCAAGAGATGAGAAAAATCAACCTGTTTGCTTCCTGTTTGATAACTGCCAACATGAAGACAGGACAGAGGATGCAGAAGCCCTCAAACATGCAGATAAAATATCAATGAAAGGAATGAATCAGTTCAGAAACTTTCTGGTAAAAACTGAACCTCAGAGGTTGGAGACAACCTTAAATGTCCTGAACGAGCGAATCAGACTGACAGCCTGCATCCAAAACCTGCAAGACAGAATTGAGTTGATTGATCTAAAGCAAACAGAGATCCAACAGACTCAGGATGGTCTGAAGATGTATAAACGAGAGATGAAGAACAATGAGAAGTTCACTGTAGAAGTTGATGTGCCCTACAAAGATAAAGAACCTATCGATGGTGGGAAGTGGGGGTTGGTGTTCTATGAAGCAGCAACCTGCTGTACTGTCTGTGAGGAGAACTGTCACTATCCTGGATGCACAATGGCCCCGAAACCAGGACACTGTGAGGTCATGAAAGGTGGCCGCTGCACATCATGTTCCGGGAAGTGTCCTGTATCAGCTCATGTGAAAGAAAACTGGAAGTATGTGAACAAGACAATGAAAGTTCAAAAAACTCTAAAAGATGTGAAAGCAAAGtatgaaatgaataaaaaagaGACTGAGAAGCAAGGGAATCTTTTGGAAAGTCTTCAGAAGGAGAAGGAAACCCTTGAAGCAAACAAAACACGTTTGCTGGATGAAGCCTACCATCATGTTGTCAAACTGGAGGAGATTGCCCTGAATGTCGTTTCACTGTCTACTTATGTCCACCTGGACTTCCTGATTAaggagatggagaaaaaaaacgacaCAGAGAAG GTATTTATGGATGACGGCGAGGTGTGA